From the genome of Pseudarthrobacter sp. NIBRBAC000502772:
GAGCAGCAGGACAAAAGCAACGACGCCGGCCAGCAGCAGGCCAACCGTCCGCCAGTCCGAGTAGGTCTTCCAGGTTTTTGCCGGCGCCAGGGATTCCGCCTCTTCGCGGGCTTCATCCTCTTCCTTCCCCAGATGGCCAAGGTCGTGAAGCATGTCCGCGGAGAACTGCCCGCTCCCGGGATGGATGGCATTGTCAGGGACCTTCGGTGAACGAATGATCTGGATCGCCAGGAGGGTGGCCACCAAGTACAGGACTATGCACACCAGGATGGGGAAGAATTGCGGTCCGGGAGCTGACTTGCCCTGCACATTCATGGTCGCAGTGCCTACGGTGAGGAAGATGGCCACTGCGTACAGCACGGCGACCACAACGAATTCACTGCGGCCGGTCCCGAAGCTTGCTTTTGGTTGGCTTTGCGGCTCCGTAGCGGATCCTGTTTCTTGTTGGTGCTGGGTGAGGCTCATAGGCCGAGGTCCTTTACGATTTCTTGGGCCGTTGCAACTTCGTTGTTGATGAACTGTTCGAACTCTTCGCCGGTTGAGAAGGTGTCCGTCCAGTTGTTGCGCTTCAGGGCTTCCTGCCAGTGGGCGCTGCTGCGCATCTCGGTGACGATCGCGATAAATTCCGCTTTCACTTCGTCCGTTGTTCCGGGCGCGGCCACAAACCCACGCCAGTTGGACATGGCTGCGTCCACGCCCTGTTCCTTGAAGGTGGGAACGTCCACGCCCGCCAGCCGCTCCTCCGAAGAGATTGCCAGGGCGCGAAGCGTTCCCGCCTCGATTTGGTCGCTGACCTCGTTGTAGCCGGACATGCCGGCGGACGTGGTGTGGGAGAGGAGGGAGGTCAGGGCCTCCCCGCCTCCGGAGTACGCAATGTAGTTCACATCTTTGGGATCCACGCCTACGGTTTTGGCTACCATCGCGCTAAGCAGGTGGTCAATGGAGCCCAGGGAGCCGCCACCGATC
Proteins encoded in this window:
- a CDS encoding tripartite tricarboxylate transporter TctB family protein, which produces MSLTQHQQETGSATEPQSQPKASFGTGRSEFVVVAVLYAVAIFLTVGTATMNVQGKSAPGPQFFPILVCIVLYLVATLLAIQIIRSPKVPDNAIHPGSGQFSADMLHDLGHLGKEEDEAREEAESLAPAKTWKTYSDWRTVGLLLAGVVAFVLLLNPLGWIISAAMLFWVVAYALGSRRQVFDIGVGLLFSSITQLAFGAGLGLSLPSGIVGGIF
- a CDS encoding tripartite tricarboxylate transporter substrate binding protein; its protein translation is MKNPLRNAVFGLVVAVIAALAFVNAGTAGGTSTARNKLTLIAPAAPGGGWDGFAREGQQALKSGGVVNNAQVVNVPGAGGTIGLSQFVQTPGREDALLATGGVMVGAIELGDNPESMADVVPIARLADDYAALVVPADSEFKTLDEFLAAWKKDPGGTSIGGGSLGSIDHLLSAMVAKTVGVDPKDVNYIAYSGGGEALTSLLSHTTSAGMSGYNEVSDQIEAGTLRALAISSEERLAGVDVPTFKEQGVDAAMSNWRGFVAAPGTTDEVKAEFIAIVTEMRSSAHWQEALKRNNWTDTFSTGEEFEQFINNEVATAQEIVKDLGL